In one Pseudomonas purpurea genomic region, the following are encoded:
- a CDS encoding sarcosine oxidase subunit alpha, with the protein MSQINRLSNGGRIDRNKVLSFTFNGQSYKGFEGDSLAAALLANGVDIIGRSFKYSRPRGIFAAGAEEPNAVLQIGATEATQIPNVRATQQALYQGLVATSTNGWPSVNNDMMGILGKVGGKLMPPGFYYKTFMYPQSFWMTYEKYIRKAAGLGRSPTENDPDTYDYMNHHCDVLIVGAGPAGLAAALAAARSGARVILADEQEEFGGSLLDSRESLDGKPATEWVASVITELKDTPDVLLLPRATVNGYHDHNFLTIHERLTDHLGDRAPIGQVRQRIHRVRAKRVVLATGSCERPLVYGNNDVPGNMLAGAVSTYVRRYGVAPGKKLVLSTNNDHAYRVALDWLDASQQVVAIADARSNPRGALVEEARAKGIRILTGSAVIETRGSKRVTAARVAAIDVKAHTVTSPGEWLDCDLVASSGGYSPVVHLASHLGGKPTWREDILGFVPGEAPQKRVCVGGINGVYGLGDSLADGFEGGVRAAAEAGFQTVEGVLPKALSRLEEPTLALFQVPHEKNTARAPKQFVDLQNDVTAAAIELATREGFESVEHVKRYTALGFGTDQGKLGNVNGLAIAARSLNVTIPQMGTTMFRPNYTPVTFGAVAGRHCGHIFEPVRYTALQAWHVKNGAEFEDVGQWKRPWYFPKNGEDLHAAVKRECLAVRESVGLLDASTLGKIDIQGPDAREFLNRIYSNAWTKLDVGKARYGLMCKEDGMVFDDGVTACIGDNHFLMTTTTGGAARVLQWLEIYQQTEWPDLKVYFTSVTDHWATMTLSGPNSRKLLSEVTDIDLDKDGFPFMTWKEGLVGGVPARVFRISFTGELSYEVNVQADYAMGVLEKIAEAGKKYNLTPYGTETMHILRAEKGFIIVGQDTDGSMTPDDLNMGWCVGRTKPFSWIGWRGMNREDCVRDQRKQLVGLKPIDPTKWLPEGAQLVFNTKQAIPMSMVGHVTSSYLHNSLGYSFAMGVVKGGLKRIGERVFAPLADGSVIEAEIVSSVFFDPKGDRQNI; encoded by the coding sequence ATGAGCCAGATCAATCGCCTGTCCAACGGTGGACGGATCGACCGCAACAAAGTCCTCAGCTTCACCTTCAACGGTCAGAGCTACAAAGGCTTTGAAGGTGATTCCCTGGCCGCTGCACTGCTGGCCAACGGCGTCGACATCATCGGTCGCAGCTTCAAGTATTCCCGCCCACGCGGCATTTTTGCAGCGGGCGCCGAAGAGCCGAACGCGGTGTTGCAGATCGGCGCCACCGAAGCCACGCAGATTCCCAACGTACGCGCCACGCAACAAGCGCTGTATCAAGGTTTGGTCGCCACCAGCACCAACGGCTGGCCGAGCGTGAACAACGACATGATGGGGATTCTCGGCAAGGTCGGCGGCAAGCTGATGCCGCCGGGTTTCTACTACAAAACCTTCATGTACCCGCAATCGTTCTGGATGACCTACGAGAAGTACATTCGCAAGGCCGCAGGTCTTGGCCGTTCGCCGACCGAGAACGATCCGGACACCTACGACTACATGAACCACCACTGCGACGTGCTGATCGTCGGCGCTGGCCCGGCCGGTCTGGCGGCGGCACTGGCGGCTGCGCGCAGCGGCGCCCGGGTGATCCTGGCCGATGAGCAGGAAGAGTTCGGCGGCAGCCTGCTCGATTCCCGCGAAAGCCTCGACGGCAAGCCGGCCACCGAGTGGGTCGCCAGTGTCATCACCGAACTGAAAGACACCCCGGACGTGCTGCTGTTGCCGCGTGCGACCGTCAACGGTTACCACGACCATAACTTCCTGACCATTCACGAGCGCCTCACCGATCACCTCGGCGACCGCGCCCCGATTGGCCAGGTGCGTCAGCGTATCCACCGGGTTCGCGCCAAACGCGTGGTGCTGGCGACAGGCAGCTGCGAGCGTCCATTGGTTTACGGCAACAACGACGTACCGGGCAACATGCTGGCCGGTGCAGTTTCCACTTACGTACGTCGCTACGGCGTAGCGCCGGGCAAAAAACTGGTGCTGTCCACCAACAACGACCACGCTTACCGCGTGGCGCTGGACTGGCTCGATGCCAGTCAGCAAGTGGTGGCCATTGCCGATGCGCGGAGCAACCCGCGCGGCGCGCTGGTGGAAGAAGCACGGGCCAAAGGCATTCGCATCCTGACCGGCAGCGCGGTGATCGAAACCCGTGGCAGCAAACGCGTGACGGCGGCCCGCGTGGCGGCCATCGACGTCAAGGCACACACCGTCACCAGTCCAGGTGAATGGCTGGACTGCGACCTGGTGGCCAGTTCCGGCGGCTACAGCCCGGTGGTTCACCTGGCCTCGCACTTGGGCGGTAAACCGACCTGGCGCGAAGACATCCTCGGTTTCGTACCGGGCGAAGCACCGCAGAAACGCGTGTGCGTCGGCGGTATCAATGGCGTCTACGGCCTCGGCGATTCGCTGGCCGACGGTTTTGAAGGCGGCGTGCGCGCGGCGGCCGAAGCCGGGTTCCAAACGGTCGAAGGCGTGCTGCCCAAAGCCTTGAGCCGTCTTGAAGAACCGACCCTGGCGCTGTTCCAGGTGCCGCATGAAAAGAACACCGCACGGGCGCCGAAGCAATTCGTCGACCTGCAAAACGACGTCACCGCAGCCGCCATCGAACTGGCAACCCGCGAAGGCTTCGAGTCGGTTGAGCACGTCAAGCGCTACACCGCGCTGGGCTTCGGCACTGATCAGGGCAAACTCGGTAACGTCAACGGCCTGGCGATTGCCGCCCGTTCGCTGAACGTGACCATCCCGCAGATGGGCACCACCATGTTCCGCCCGAACTACACGCCGGTCACATTTGGCGCGGTAGCCGGCCGTCACTGTGGGCACATCTTCGAGCCGGTGCGTTACACCGCGCTGCAAGCCTGGCACGTGAAGAACGGCGCCGAGTTCGAAGACGTCGGCCAGTGGAAGCGCCCTTGGTACTTCCCGAAAAACGGCGAAGACCTGCATGCCGCCGTCAAACGCGAATGCCTGGCTGTGCGTGAAAGCGTCGGCCTGCTGGATGCTTCGACGCTCGGCAAGATCGACATTCAAGGGCCGGATGCCCGTGAGTTCCTCAACCGCATCTACTCCAACGCCTGGACCAAGCTCGACGTGGGCAAGGCCCGCTACGGCCTGATGTGCAAGGAAGACGGGATGGTCTTCGATGACGGCGTAACCGCCTGCATCGGCGACAACCACTTCCTGATGACCACCACCACGGGCGGCGCGGCACGCGTGCTGCAATGGCTGGAAATCTACCAACAGACCGAATGGCCAGACCTGAAGGTGTACTTCACCTCGGTCACCGACCACTGGGCAACCATGACCCTGTCGGGGCCGAACAGCCGCAAGCTGCTCAGCGAAGTCACCGATATCGACCTGGACAAGGACGGCTTCCCGTTCATGACCTGGAAAGAAGGCCTGGTGGGCGGTGTGCCGGCGCGGGTGTTCCGGATCTCGTTTACCGGTGAGCTGTCGTACGAAGTCAACGTGCAGGCCGACTATGCGATGGGCGTGCTGGAAAAAATCGCCGAGGCCGGCAAGAAGTACAACCTGACGCCGTACGGCACCGAAACCATGCACATCCTGCGGGCGGAGAAGGGTTTCATCATCGTCGGCCAGGACACCGACGGCTCGATGACCCCGGACGACCTGAATATGGGCTGGTGCGTCGGCCGCACCAAACCGTTCTCGTGGATCGGCTGGCGTGGGATGAACCGCGAAGACTGCGTGCGTGATCAGCGCAAACAGTTGGTGGGCCTGAAGCCAATCGACCCGACCAAATGGCTGCCGGAAGGTGCGCAACTGGTGTTCAACACCAAGCAGGCGATCCCGATGAGCATGGTTGGTCACGTGACCTCCAGCTACTTGCACAACTCCCTCGGCTATTCGTTTGCCATGGGCGTGGTCAAGGGCGGCTTGAAGCGCATCGGCGAGCGGGTGTTCGCACCGCTGGCCGACGGCAGCGTGATCGAGGCGGAAATCGTTTCTTCGGTGTTCTTCGATCCGAAAGGTGATCGCCAGAACATTTAA
- a CDS encoding sarcosine oxidase subunit delta, with product MLHIFCPHCGELRSEEEFHASGQAHIPRPLDPNTCTDEEWGDYMFFRDNPRGLHHELWIHAAGCRQYFNATRDTVTYEILETYLIGTKPQFTDKADSPKVAAQALGAKV from the coding sequence ATGTTGCATATCTTCTGTCCTCATTGCGGTGAGCTGCGCTCCGAAGAGGAATTCCATGCTTCCGGCCAGGCGCATATCCCGCGCCCGCTGGACCCGAATACCTGCACCGACGAGGAGTGGGGCGACTACATGTTCTTCCGTGACAACCCGCGCGGGTTGCACCACGAACTGTGGATTCACGCCGCCGGTTGCCGTCAGTACTTCAACGCGACCCGCGACACCGTGACCTATGAAATTCTCGAAACCTACCTGATCGGCACCAAGCCACAGTTCACCGACAAGGCAGACAGTCCGAAAGTGGCCGCGCAGGCTCTGGGAGCGAAGGTATGA
- a CDS encoding sarcosine oxidase subunit beta produces MQRYSGFGLFKHSLSHHENWQRMWRTPTPKKVYDVVIVGGGGHGLATAYYLAKEHGITNVAVVEKGWLGGGNTARNTTIVRSNYLWDESAHLYEHAMKLWEGLSQDLNYNVMFSQRGVYNLCHTLQDIRDSERRVSANRLNGVDGELLTAQQVADEIPYLDCSKNTRYPVMGATVQRRGGVARHDAVAWGFARAADALGVDLIQQTEVIGFRKENGVCIGVETNKGFIGAKRVGVVTAGNSGHMAKLAGFRLPIESHPLQALVSEPIKPIIDSVIMSNAVHGYISQSDKGDLVIGAGIDGYNGYGQRGSYPVIEHTIQAIVEMFPVLSRVRMNRQWGGIVDTTPDACPIISKTPVPNMFFNCGWGTGGFKATPGSGNVFAASLAKGEMHPLAAPFSIDRFHNGALIDEHGAAAVAH; encoded by the coding sequence ATGCAACGCTACTCAGGCTTCGGCCTCTTCAAACACTCCCTCAGCCACCACGAAAACTGGCAGCGGATGTGGCGCACGCCGACTCCGAAGAAAGTCTACGACGTGGTCATCGTCGGCGGCGGCGGGCATGGTCTGGCGACCGCCTATTACCTGGCCAAGGAGCACGGCATCACCAACGTGGCCGTGGTCGAGAAAGGCTGGCTGGGCGGCGGTAACACCGCGCGCAACACCACCATCGTGCGTTCCAACTACCTCTGGGACGAGTCGGCGCACTTGTATGAACACGCGATGAAACTCTGGGAAGGCCTGTCCCAGGACCTGAACTACAACGTGATGTTCTCCCAGCGCGGCGTCTACAACCTGTGCCACACGCTGCAGGACATCCGTGATTCCGAACGTCGGGTCAGCGCCAACCGCCTCAACGGCGTCGACGGCGAACTGCTCACCGCCCAACAAGTGGCCGACGAGATTCCGTACCTCGACTGCTCGAAAAACACCCGCTACCCGGTGATGGGCGCAACCGTCCAGCGTCGCGGCGGCGTGGCCCGTCACGATGCCGTGGCGTGGGGCTTTGCCCGTGCGGCCGACGCCTTGGGCGTGGACCTGATCCAGCAGACCGAAGTGATCGGTTTTCGCAAGGAAAACGGCGTGTGCATCGGCGTGGAAACCAACAAGGGCTTCATCGGCGCCAAGCGCGTTGGCGTGGTGACTGCCGGTAACTCCGGGCACATGGCCAAACTCGCCGGTTTCCGCCTGCCGATCGAGTCCCACCCGCTGCAAGCGCTGGTGTCCGAGCCGATCAAACCGATTATCGACAGCGTGATCATGTCCAACGCCGTGCACGGTTACATCAGCCAGTCCGACAAGGGCGACCTGGTGATCGGTGCCGGTATCGACGGCTACAACGGCTACGGCCAGCGCGGTTCGTACCCGGTGATCGAGCACACCATCCAGGCCATCGTCGAGATGTTCCCGGTGCTGTCCCGCGTGCGCATGAACCGCCAGTGGGGCGGCATCGTCGACACCACGCCGGACGCGTGCCCGATCATCTCGAAAACCCCAGTGCCGAACATGTTCTTCAACTGCGGTTGGGGCACCGGTGGCTTCAAGGCAACACCTGGCTCGGGCAACGTGTTTGCCGCCAGCCTCGCCAAGGGTGAAATGCACCCGCTGGCGGCACCTTTCTCCATCGACCGTTTCCACAACGGTGCGTTGATCGATGAACATGGCGCAGCAGCAGTCGCCCACTAA
- the glyA gene encoding serine hydroxymethyltransferase, with product MFSKQDQIQGYDDALLAAMNAEEQRQEDHIELIASENYTSKRVMEAQGSGLTNKYAEGYPGKRYYGGCEHVDKVEALAIERAKQLFGADYANVQPHSGSQANAAVYLALLNAGDTVLGMSLAHGGHLTHGAKVSFSGKLYNAVQYGIDTKTGLIDYDEVERLAVEHKPKMIIAGFSAYSKTLDFPRFRQIADKVGAYFFVDMAHVAGLVAAGLYPNPLPYADVVTTTTHKTLRGPRGGLILARANEELEKKFNAAVFPGGQGGPLMHVIAAKAVCFKEALEPGFKVYQQQVIDNAQAMAGVFIKRGYDVVSGGTDNHLFLVSLIRQGLTGKEADAALGRAHITVNKNAVPNDPQSPFVTSGLRIGTPAVTSRGFKVTQCIELAGWICDILDNLGDADVEANVAKHVAALCADFPVYR from the coding sequence ATGTTCAGCAAGCAAGACCAGATCCAGGGTTACGACGATGCACTGCTGGCGGCGATGAATGCCGAGGAGCAACGCCAGGAAGATCACATCGAGCTGATCGCGTCAGAGAACTACACCAGCAAACGCGTGATGGAAGCGCAAGGCAGCGGCCTGACCAACAAATACGCCGAAGGTTATCCGGGCAAGCGTTATTACGGTGGCTGCGAGCACGTCGACAAAGTCGAGGCGCTGGCCATTGAACGCGCCAAGCAACTGTTCGGCGCCGATTACGCCAACGTCCAGCCGCACTCCGGCAGCCAGGCCAACGCCGCGGTTTACCTCGCGCTGCTGAATGCGGGCGACACCGTGCTCGGCATGAGCCTGGCCCACGGCGGTCACCTGACCCACGGCGCCAAGGTGAGTTTCTCCGGCAAGCTCTACAACGCGGTGCAATACGGCATCGACACCAAAACCGGCCTGATCGACTACGACGAAGTCGAACGTCTGGCGGTCGAACACAAACCGAAAATGATCATCGCCGGGTTCTCGGCCTACTCCAAAACCCTGGACTTCCCGCGTTTCCGGCAGATCGCCGACAAAGTGGGCGCCTACTTCTTCGTCGACATGGCCCACGTGGCCGGTCTGGTTGCCGCTGGCCTGTACCCGAACCCGCTGCCGTATGCGGATGTGGTCACCACCACCACCCACAAGACTCTGCGCGGTCCACGGGGCGGCCTGATTCTGGCCCGTGCCAATGAAGAACTGGAAAAGAAATTCAACGCAGCCGTGTTCCCCGGTGGCCAGGGCGGCCCGCTGATGCACGTGATTGCTGCCAAAGCCGTGTGCTTCAAGGAAGCGCTGGAGCCAGGCTTCAAGGTTTATCAGCAACAAGTGATCGACAACGCCCAGGCGATGGCCGGCGTGTTTATCAAACGTGGCTACGATGTAGTGTCCGGCGGCACCGATAACCACCTGTTCCTGGTGAGCCTGATTCGTCAGGGCCTGACCGGCAAAGAGGCGGACGCAGCACTCGGTCGCGCCCACATCACCGTGAACAAGAACGCCGTACCGAACGATCCACAGTCGCCGTTCGTAACCTCGGGCCTGCGCATCGGCACCCCTGCGGTCACCTCGCGCGGCTTCAAGGTCACCCAGTGCATTGAGCTGGCCGGCTGGATTTGCGACATCCTCGACAACCTCGGCGACGCCGACGTCGAGGCCAACGTTGCCAAGCACGTAGCGGCCCTGTGCGCGGACTTTCCGGTTTATCGCTGA
- a CDS encoding TraX family protein, producing MHMTTRDGALDLLKWLALLCMVLDHLRYVGHPVDLLYVPGRLAFPWFCLAMAANLARARMATAGSQWRYLGWLLLFSALSEIPYRLYIPDPDTLNVLPTLTLGLLVARGWQDRTSASRLLAVIALVMGGLFSPRLMFGFFGVLLPLALLLVIRRPWYFALLPGLVCLAANEWRVLIYAAKLGNSAAVPGIAACLIAPLLGVLLLRHAQGIHPPPMRRWAYGLYPAHFFVLLALRQLIA from the coding sequence ATGCACATGACGACACGCGACGGCGCGCTGGATCTGCTCAAGTGGCTGGCGCTGCTGTGCATGGTGCTCGATCACCTGCGTTATGTCGGTCATCCGGTGGATCTGCTCTATGTGCCGGGGCGATTGGCCTTTCCCTGGTTCTGCCTGGCCATGGCGGCCAATCTGGCGCGGGCACGCATGGCGACCGCCGGCAGTCAGTGGCGTTACCTGGGCTGGTTGTTGCTGTTTAGTGCGCTGAGCGAAATCCCCTACCGGCTGTACATTCCTGATCCCGACACCTTAAACGTGCTGCCCACCCTGACGCTGGGCTTGTTGGTGGCACGTGGCTGGCAGGATCGAACATCGGCATCGCGACTGTTGGCCGTGATTGCCCTGGTGATGGGCGGACTGTTCTCGCCGCGCCTGATGTTCGGTTTTTTCGGGGTGCTACTGCCGTTGGCCCTGCTGCTGGTGATCAGGCGTCCCTGGTATTTCGCGTTGCTGCCGGGGCTGGTGTGTCTGGCGGCCAATGAATGGCGGGTGCTGATTTATGCCGCGAAGCTGGGCAACAGTGCCGCCGTTCCCGGCATTGCCGCTTGTCTGATTGCGCCACTGTTGGGGGTGCTGCTTTTGCGACATGCCCAAGGCATCCATCCACCTCCGATGCGACGCTGGGCGTACGGGCTCTATCCCGCGCATTTCTTCGTACTTCTGGCCCTGCGCCAACTCATCGCCTGA
- a CDS encoding low specificity L-threonine aldolase produces the protein MTDKSQQFASDNYSGICPEAWAAMEQANHGHQRAYGDDEWTARASDDFRKLFETDCEVFFAFNGTAANSLALSSLCQSYHSVICSETAHVETDECGAPEFFSNGSKLLTARTVNGKLTPESIREVALKRQDIHYPKPRVVTLTQATEVGSVYTPEEIRAISATCKELGLNLHMDGARFSNACAFLGCSPADLTWKAGVDVLCFGGTKNGMAVGEAILFFNQKLAEDFDYRCKQAGQLASKMRFLSAPWVGILENDAWLKYARHANHCAQLLAELVSDIPGVELMFPVQANGVFLQLSEPAIAALTARNWRFYTFIGDGGARFMCSWDTEEDRVRELAADIREVMSH, from the coding sequence ATGACCGACAAGAGCCAACAATTCGCCAGCGACAACTACTCCGGTATCTGCCCTGAAGCCTGGGCTGCCATGGAACAGGCCAACCATGGCCACCAACGCGCCTATGGCGACGATGAGTGGACCGCACGCGCCTCGGATGATTTCCGCAAACTGTTTGAAACCGACTGCGAAGTGTTCTTCGCCTTCAACGGCACCGCCGCCAACTCGTTGGCCCTGTCGTCGCTGTGCCAGAGTTACCACAGCGTGATCTGCTCGGAAACCGCCCACGTCGAAACCGACGAATGCGGCGCGCCGGAATTCTTCTCCAACGGCTCCAAACTGCTCACTGCCCGCACCGTAAACGGCAAGCTGACCCCGGAATCGATCCGCGAGGTCGCCCTCAAGCGCCAGGACATCCACTACCCGAAACCACGCGTCGTGACCCTGACCCAGGCTACCGAAGTCGGCAGCGTCTACACCCCGGAAGAAATCCGCGCCATCAGCGCCACCTGTAAAGAGCTGGGCCTGAACCTGCACATGGACGGCGCGCGCTTCTCCAACGCCTGCGCATTCCTTGGCTGCTCGCCGGCCGACCTGACCTGGAAGGCCGGGGTCGATGTGCTGTGCTTCGGCGGCACGAAAAACGGCATGGCGGTGGGGGAAGCGATTCTGTTCTTCAACCAGAAACTGGCCGAAGACTTCGACTACCGCTGCAAACAGGCCGGGCAGCTTGCGTCAAAGATGCGCTTTCTGTCGGCGCCGTGGGTCGGCATCCTGGAAAACGACGCCTGGCTCAAATACGCCCGCCATGCCAACCACTGCGCGCAACTGCTGGCTGAGCTGGTGAGCGACATCCCTGGCGTGGAACTGATGTTCCCGGTACAGGCCAACGGCGTGTTCCTGCAGCTCTCGGAACCTGCCATCGCCGCACTGACCGCCCGCAACTGGCGCTTCTACACCTTCATTGGCGACGGCGGCGCACGCTTCATGTGTTCGTGGGACACCGAAGAAGACCGCGTGCGCGAATTGGCGGCGGATATTCGGGAAGTGATGTCTCACTGA
- a CDS encoding NAD(P)-dependent oxidoreductase yields MSLQGKTLFITGASRGIGREIALRAARDGANIVIAAKSAEPHPKLPGTIFSVAKEVEDAGGKALALQVDVRDEAAVHQAMVKASEHFGGIDALVNNAGAIKLTGVAHIELKRFDLMHQINTRAVLLCSQAALPYLKKSGGHILNLSPPLNLASKWFAQYSPYTVTKYGMSMLTLGMSEEFAAYGISVNSLWPQTMIATAAIEFQLGSRESFKHARTPAIMADAAHVILDSRGRKITGRLLIDEEILRESGVAEFDHYRFDRESDAALIPDLFID; encoded by the coding sequence ATGTCCTTACAAGGCAAAACCCTGTTCATTACCGGCGCCAGCCGTGGGATCGGTCGTGAAATTGCGCTGCGGGCGGCGCGGGACGGGGCCAACATTGTGATTGCAGCTAAAAGCGCGGAGCCGCACCCCAAACTGCCCGGCACCATCTTCAGCGTCGCGAAGGAAGTCGAAGACGCAGGAGGCAAAGCGCTGGCCTTGCAGGTGGATGTGCGCGATGAAGCCGCCGTGCATCAGGCGATGGTCAAGGCCAGTGAGCATTTCGGCGGCATCGATGCACTGGTCAACAACGCCGGGGCGATCAAGTTGACCGGGGTTGCGCACATCGAACTCAAGCGCTTCGACCTGATGCACCAGATCAACACCCGCGCCGTGCTGCTGTGCAGTCAGGCTGCCCTGCCCTATCTGAAGAAGAGCGGCGGGCACATCCTCAACCTTTCCCCACCGCTGAACCTGGCAAGCAAATGGTTCGCCCAATACAGCCCCTACACCGTGACCAAGTACGGCATGAGCATGCTGACCCTGGGCATGAGCGAGGAATTTGCGGCCTACGGCATCAGCGTCAATTCGTTATGGCCGCAGACCATGATCGCCACCGCTGCCATCGAGTTTCAGCTGGGCTCGCGGGAGTCGTTCAAGCATGCGCGCACGCCAGCGATTATGGCGGATGCGGCGCATGTGATTTTGGATAGCCGCGGACGGAAAATCACCGGGCGATTGTTGATTGATGAGGAGATTTTGCGCGAGAGCGGCGTGGCGGAGTTTGATCACTACAGATTTGATCGAGAAAGCGACGCGGCGTTGATACCGGATTTATTCATCGACTGA
- the gbcB gene encoding glycine-betaine demethylase subunit GbcB, with product MSNSFLNPVTTQTWANGRHIVRCVKVIQETWDVRTFCFMADQPIMFFFKPGQFVTLELEIEGQPIMRSYTISSSPSVPYSFSVTIKRVPGGKVSNWLHDTLHEGQELAVHGPVGLFNAMDFTAPKVLYLSGGVGITPVMSMARWFYDTNGNVDMVFIHSARSPKDIIYHRELEHMASRIDNFSLHLICEKHGLGEPWAGYRGYLNHKMLELMAPDFLEREVFCCGPTPYMHAVKRLLEAAGFDMTRYHEESFGATPPEARADAVEQAEQAADAPEIDVADLHQVEFTASGKSIRVAPGETVHAAAAKLGLLIPKACGMGICGTCKVMKLGGEVEMDHNGGITEEDEAEGFILSCCSVPKGDVRIEF from the coding sequence ATGTCCAACAGCTTCCTGAATCCGGTTACCACCCAGACCTGGGCCAATGGCCGACACATCGTCCGTTGCGTCAAAGTCATCCAGGAAACCTGGGACGTGCGCACCTTCTGCTTCATGGCCGACCAGCCGATCATGTTCTTCTTTAAACCGGGGCAGTTCGTCACCCTGGAGCTGGAGATCGAAGGCCAGCCGATCATGCGCTCGTACACCATTTCCAGCTCGCCGTCGGTGCCTTACAGTTTTTCGGTGACCATCAAGCGTGTGCCGGGCGGCAAGGTCTCCAACTGGCTGCACGACACCCTGCACGAAGGCCAGGAGCTGGCGGTGCACGGGCCGGTCGGGCTGTTCAATGCGATGGATTTCACCGCGCCGAAAGTGCTCTACCTCAGCGGAGGCGTCGGGATCACCCCGGTCATGTCCATGGCGCGTTGGTTCTACGACACCAACGGCAACGTCGACATGGTGTTTATCCACAGCGCCCGTTCGCCCAAAGACATCATTTATCACCGCGAGCTGGAACACATGGCGTCGCGGATCGACAACTTCAGCCTGCACCTGATCTGCGAAAAACACGGCTTGGGTGAACCCTGGGCCGGGTATCGCGGTTACCTGAACCACAAAATGCTCGAACTGATGGCGCCGGACTTCCTGGAGCGGGAAGTCTTCTGCTGCGGCCCGACGCCATACATGCACGCGGTCAAGCGCCTGCTCGAAGCCGCCGGTTTCGACATGACGCGTTATCACGAGGAGTCCTTCGGTGCCACACCGCCCGAGGCCCGCGCCGATGCCGTCGAACAAGCCGAGCAAGCGGCTGATGCGCCGGAAATCGACGTGGCCGACCTGCATCAGGTTGAATTCACCGCGTCCGGCAAGAGCATCCGGGTGGCGCCGGGCGAAACCGTCCACGCCGCCGCGGCCAAGCTCGGGTTGCTGATTCCCAAGGCGTGCGGGATGGGCATCTGCGGCACCTGCAAGGTGATGAAACTGGGCGGGGAAGTCGAAATGGACCACAACGGCGGGATCACCGAGGAAGACGAAGCAGAAGGGTTTATTTTGTCGTGCTGCAGCGTGCCAAAGGGGGATGTGCGCATCGAATTCTGA
- the gbcA gene encoding glycine-betaine demethylase subunit GbcA gives MDVTTTLSLGDPLEPARKATAQMLQERERTFSLPQPFYSDERLFDIDMQEIFQKEWLIAGMTCEIPTKGNYLTLQIGKNPIIVIRGADGVVHAFHNVCRHRGSRLCTSEKGKVAKLVCHYHQWTYELDGRLLFAGTEMGDDFDMKQYGLKPVNVKTAGGYIFISLAQNPPAIDDFLATLNHYMEPYDMENTKVAVQTTLVEQANWKLVLENNRECYHCNASHPALLKTLLEWDDVTDPRADQAFKDHVAASAAAWEAEKIPYAHASFGLRNRIVRMPLLKGTVSMTLDGKQACKKLMGRIQNPDLGSMRILHLPHSWNHCMGDHIIVFTVWPISAQETMVTTKWLVHKDAVEGVDYDVDRMREVWDATNNEDRRLAEENQRGINSTAYQPGPYSKTYEFGVVNFVDWYSERLLNNLGAEPAPYLKGVAAHS, from the coding sequence ATGGACGTCACCACTACCCTGAGCCTGGGCGATCCACTGGAACCCGCACGCAAGGCCACCGCCCAGATGCTGCAAGAGCGCGAGCGCACCTTCTCGCTGCCCCAGCCGTTCTATTCCGATGAGCGCCTGTTCGATATCGACATGCAGGAGATCTTCCAGAAAGAGTGGTTGATCGCCGGCATGACCTGCGAAATCCCGACCAAGGGCAACTACCTGACCCTGCAGATCGGCAAAAACCCGATCATCGTGATTCGCGGCGCCGACGGCGTGGTGCATGCGTTCCATAACGTCTGCCGCCACCGGGGCTCACGGCTGTGCACCAGCGAAAAAGGCAAAGTCGCCAAACTGGTCTGCCACTATCACCAGTGGACTTACGAGCTGGACGGTCGCCTGCTGTTCGCCGGCACCGAGATGGGCGACGACTTCGACATGAAGCAGTACGGCCTCAAACCGGTGAACGTGAAGACGGCCGGCGGCTACATCTTCATCAGCCTGGCGCAAAACCCGCCGGCCATCGATGACTTCCTGGCGACACTGAACCATTACATGGAACCGTACGACATGGAGAACACCAAGGTGGCGGTGCAAACCACCCTGGTAGAACAGGCCAACTGGAAACTGGTGCTGGAAAACAACCGCGAGTGCTATCACTGCAACGCGTCGCACCCGGCCCTGCTCAAAACCCTGCTGGAATGGGACGACGTCACCGACCCGCGCGCCGACCAGGCGTTCAAGGACCACGTCGCTGCGTCTGCCGCTGCCTGGGAAGCCGAGAAGATTCCTTACGCACACGCAAGCTTTGGCCTGCGCAACCGTATCGTGCGTATGCCGCTGCTCAAGGGCACCGTGTCGATGACCCTGGACGGCAAGCAAGCCTGCAAAAAGCTCATGGGCCGCATTCAGAACCCGGACCTGGGCTCGATGCGCATCCTGCACCTGCCACACTCGTGGAACCACTGCATGGGCGATCACATCATTGTGTTCACCGTGTGGCCGATCAGCGCGCAGGAAACCATGGTCACCACCAAATGGCTGGTGCACAAGGACGCAGTCGAAGGCGTGGATTACGACGTCGACCGCATGCGTGAAGTCTGGGACGCCACCAACAACGAGGACCGTCGCCTGGCCGAAGAGAACCAGCGCGGGATCAACTCCACCGCGTACCAGCCGGGCCCGTACTCCAAGACTTACGAGTTTGGCGTGGTGAACTTCGTGGATTGGTACAGCGAACGCCTGCTGAACAACCTCGGGGCCGAGCCTGCGCCTTACCTCAAGGGTGTAGCCGCGCACAGTTAA